One region of Sphingomonas abietis genomic DNA includes:
- a CDS encoding enoyl-CoA hydratase has protein sequence MSEPYETLLIERHGAVTLVRINRPQALNALNSQVLADMVAASRAYDADPEQRCMIVTGSEKAFAAGADIKQMEQMGFAQAYAANFFAGWEDFTRTRKPIIAAVAGFALGGGCEVAMMCDFIIAADTAKFGQPEIKLGVAPGMGGSQRLTRAIGKAKAMEMCLTGRMMAAEEAERANLVARVVPADQLIEEALKTAQAIAAMPPLAAIANKEMVNAAFETTLAQGILFERRLFAGLFATEDKAEGMSAFVEKRLGAWKGQ, from the coding sequence ATGAGTGAACCCTACGAAACCCTGCTGATCGAGCGGCATGGCGCCGTCACGCTGGTGCGGATCAACCGCCCGCAGGCGCTGAACGCGCTCAACTCGCAGGTGCTGGCCGACATGGTGGCGGCATCGCGCGCCTATGACGCCGACCCCGAACAGCGCTGCATGATCGTCACCGGCAGCGAAAAGGCGTTCGCGGCCGGCGCCGACATCAAGCAGATGGAGCAGATGGGCTTCGCCCAGGCCTATGCCGCCAATTTCTTCGCCGGCTGGGAGGATTTCACCCGCACCCGCAAGCCGATCATCGCGGCGGTCGCCGGTTTCGCGCTCGGCGGCGGCTGCGAGGTCGCGATGATGTGCGATTTCATCATCGCCGCCGATACCGCCAAGTTCGGCCAGCCCGAGATCAAGCTCGGCGTCGCCCCCGGCATGGGCGGATCGCAGCGCCTGACCCGCGCGATCGGCAAGGCCAAGGCGATGGAGATGTGCCTCACCGGCCGGATGATGGCCGCCGAGGAGGCCGAGCGCGCCAATCTCGTCGCGCGCGTCGTCCCCGCCGACCAGCTGATCGAGGAGGCGCTCAAGACCGCGCAGGCGATCGCGGCGATGCCGCCGCTCGCCGCCATCGCCAACAAGGAGATGGTCAACGCCGCCTTCGAGACCACGCTCGCGCAAGGCATACTGTTCGAGCGCCGGCTGTTCGCCGGGCTGTTCGCCACCGAGGACAAGGCCGAGGGCATGAGCGCCTTCGTCGAGAAGCGGCTGGGCGCCTGGAAGGGCCAGTGA